The following proteins are co-located in the Rippkaea orientalis PCC 8801 genome:
- a CDS encoding Uma2 family endonuclease gives MVQNLIKTITLEKFLQLPETKPANEFVDGKISQKVIPQAQHNTLHLDLGSAINVIVKPQHIARAYSKLRYTFGNKSIVPDILVFVYLKDPTFAVFEDKGNIIPVPSFA, from the coding sequence ATGGTTCAAAATCTTATTAAAACCATAACGCTTGAGAAGTTTCTCCAATTACCTGAAACCAAACCAGCCAATGAGTTTGTCGATGGTAAAATTAGCCAAAAAGTGATACCCCAAGCACAACACAATACTCTACACCTTGATCTTGGTAGTGCTATCAATGTAATTGTTAAGCCTCAACACATTGCCCGCGCTTATTCTAAATTACGTTATACGTTTGGGAATAAATCAATCGTACCAGATATTTTGGTATTTGTTTATTTGAAAGATCCCACTTTTGCTGTTTTTGAAGACAAAGGTAATATTATTCCTGTTCCCTCTTTTGCTTAA
- the gatC gene encoding Asp-tRNA(Asn)/Glu-tRNA(Gln) amidotransferase subunit GatC produces the protein MINRQQVEKIAHLARLEITPAEEEAFAPQLNSILQYFDQLSELDTENVPPMTRAIELSNITRSDRTETYGDRESLLKSAPEQEGDFFRVPQIMNNDQE, from the coding sequence ATGATTAATCGCCAACAAGTTGAAAAAATCGCCCATTTAGCCCGACTGGAGATTACACCAGCCGAAGAAGAAGCGTTTGCCCCCCAATTAAATAGCATTTTGCAATATTTCGATCAGTTAAGCGAACTTGACACCGAAAATGTCCCCCCAATGACACGCGCGATCGAATTGAGCAATATTACCCGCAGCGATCGCACAGAAACCTATGGCGATCGCGAATCATTGCTTAAAAGTGCCCCAGAACAAGAGGGCGACTTTTTCCGCGTACCTCAAATTATGAACAACGATCAAGAGTGA
- a CDS encoding photosystem I assembly protein Ycf3 — translation MPRTQRNDNFIDKTFTVMADIILKILPANQKAKEAFVYYRDGMSAQADGEYAEALDNYYEALKLEEDPNDRSYILYNIGIIHASNGDQEKALEYYNQSVDLNPRMPSALNNIAVIYHYQGEKAREEGREEEAEALYDKAAEYWKQAIRLAPNNYIEAQNWLKVTGRSEMDVFF, via the coding sequence ATGCCCAGAACTCAGCGTAATGATAACTTTATCGATAAAACCTTTACCGTCATGGCAGATATTATCCTAAAAATTCTGCCCGCCAACCAAAAAGCCAAAGAAGCCTTTGTTTACTACCGTGATGGAATGTCCGCTCAGGCAGACGGAGAATACGCCGAAGCCTTGGATAATTACTATGAAGCCCTAAAATTAGAAGAAGATCCCAACGATCGCAGCTATATCCTCTACAACATTGGCATTATTCACGCCAGCAACGGCGATCAAGAGAAAGCCCTCGAATACTACAATCAATCCGTTGATCTTAATCCTCGGATGCCCTCAGCCTTGAATAACATTGCAGTGATCTATCATTATCAAGGAGAAAAAGCCAGAGAAGAAGGGCGAGAAGAAGAAGCCGAAGCCTTGTATGATAAAGCAGCCGAATATTGGAAACAAGCCATCCGTTTAGCCCCCAATAACTATATTGAAGCCCAAAATTGGCTCAAGGTGACTGGACGTTCTGAAATGGATGTCTTCTTTTAA
- the cbiT gene encoding precorrin-6Y C5,15-methyltransferase subunit CbiT translates to MLWPYKTPGIPDELFERFPGIPLSKREVRLLLISALRPKVNSVLWDIGAGTGTIPVEMGLLCPESTIIAVERDEDVVKLIRHNCDRFGVKNVTIFEGSAPDCFEQLQPLPDRICIEGGRPIKDIVTEAWRFLKPEGRLVATASTLESLYLISEGLAELQARNMEVVQAGVNRLETRGFHQVFAAVDPSFILSGEKF, encoded by the coding sequence ATGCTGTGGCCGTACAAAACCCCAGGTATTCCCGACGAGCTCTTTGAACGCTTCCCCGGTATCCCCCTAAGTAAGCGAGAAGTCCGTCTTTTGCTCATTTCTGCCTTGCGACCAAAGGTTAATTCAGTCCTCTGGGATATTGGAGCAGGAACAGGGACAATTCCCGTAGAAATGGGCTTATTATGCCCAGAAAGCACGATTATCGCCGTTGAACGGGATGAAGATGTCGTCAAGTTAATTCGTCATAACTGCGATCGCTTTGGGGTGAAAAATGTAACGATTTTTGAAGGAAGTGCCCCCGACTGCTTCGAGCAACTGCAACCCTTACCCGATCGCATCTGTATCGAAGGAGGTCGCCCCATTAAAGACATCGTAACCGAAGCGTGGCGATTTTTAAAGCCCGAGGGTCGCCTTGTAGCCACAGCGAGTACCTTAGAAAGCCTTTATCTGATTTCAGAGGGCTTAGCGGAGCTACAAGCGCGGAATATGGAGGTAGTTCAAGCCGGGGTGAACCGCCTAGAAACCAGAGGATTTCACCAAGTCTTTGCGGCGGTTGATCCGAGCTTTATTCTAAGTGGAGAAAAATTCTAA
- a CDS encoding sulfotransferase domain-containing protein codes for MPSQKPSYYLHNGFRMPLGFPPEGFICGLNYQAQPSDIFIATYPKCGTTWTQYIVWLIHHQGEPLLDSQKIGDVSPHLEEVGQEMIMNLPQPRIIKTHLPYHLTPYHPQAKYIYVARNPFDCVVSFYHHTRGFIKHYDFAEGTFDDFFECFIRGEVDFGDYFENLVPWYQHKDNDNVLFLTYEAMKENLDKAIIKIAKFLGSDCYKDIQNPEILHKVMKYSSFESMSQAQQRWSSQRPKNMPPFIRHGKIGDWKNYFSTEQTQRLRDKFRICTAGTDLNQLWRDFLV; via the coding sequence ATGCCTTCCCAAAAACCGAGTTATTATCTTCATAATGGATTCAGGATGCCTCTGGGATTTCCGCCAGAAGGCTTTATTTGTGGACTCAACTATCAAGCGCAACCTTCGGATATTTTCATTGCTACCTATCCGAAGTGCGGGACAACTTGGACACAATATATTGTCTGGTTAATTCATCATCAAGGAGAACCATTATTAGACTCTCAAAAAATAGGTGATGTTAGTCCCCATTTAGAAGAAGTGGGTCAAGAAATGATTATGAATTTACCTCAACCAAGAATTATAAAAACCCATTTACCTTATCATTTAACCCCTTATCACCCCCAAGCAAAATATATTTATGTTGCCCGAAATCCCTTTGACTGTGTTGTTTCTTTTTATCATCATACAAGAGGATTTATCAAACATTATGACTTTGCCGAAGGGACTTTTGATGATTTCTTTGAATGTTTTATTAGAGGAGAAGTAGACTTTGGAGATTATTTTGAAAACTTAGTTCCTTGGTATCAACATAAAGATAATGATAATGTTTTATTTTTAACCTATGAAGCCATGAAAGAAAATCTTGATAAAGCGATTATTAAAATTGCTAAATTTCTAGGATCTGACTGTTATAAAGACATTCAAAATCCAGAAATATTGCATAAAGTCATGAAATATAGTAGTTTTGAAAGCATGAGTCAAGCTCAACAAAGATGGTCAAGCCAAAGACCTAAAAATATGCCCCCATTTATTCGTCACGGTAAAATAGGAGACTGGAAAAATTATTTTTCAACAGAACAAACCCAAAGATTAAGAGATAAATTTAGGATTTGTACTGCGGGAACTGATCTAAATCAATTATGGAGAGATTTCCTTGTCTAA
- a CDS encoding alpha-keto acid decarboxylase family protein translates to MMTIGEYLFQRLKELGVDHVFGVPGDYVLGLMDVLIKSPLELICTCNELNAGYAADAYARIRGLGVVCITYGVGGFSLVNAVVGAYAERVPLVVISGAPNSAVRKNHLLLHHTTGDYNLQLSIMEKVTVASVILTQASQAAKQIDEVLSACLHYKRPVYIEIPLDVVNQPCTFSESSLNAIPQLTELTDNDALKEAITEASELLKKAQNPIILAGVEIDRFQLKEPLIKLLETTGYPIATTILGKSCLPEVHPQFIGNYVGALSRDYVRQRVENADCILCLGAIMSDMNLGIYTAQLDTQKLINANSEKVKIKHHFYQPIYLGDFIAGLIPNLSYQESNPLNIQPAIKRLSKTFEFKTEDKLTSGRFYEAINHFLDNDLLVISDTGDSIIASIDLLMHKGSDFIGQAFYLSIGYSIPACLGASFAAPDKRIIVLVGDGAFQMTAQELSTIIRHQLNPIIFLINNDGYTIERVIHDGIYNDLQAWKYHELPHIFGESWSCEVSTEGELQKALLYAKMNTHCVCFIEVHLDRFDCSPGLIRLGKAIEKMQKLSN, encoded by the coding sequence ATGATGACCATCGGTGAGTATTTATTTCAACGCTTAAAAGAGCTAGGGGTTGATCATGTTTTTGGAGTGCCGGGGGACTATGTTCTTGGGTTAATGGATGTGTTGATTAAAAGTCCCCTAGAATTAATCTGTACCTGTAATGAACTCAACGCCGGATATGCGGCAGATGCCTACGCAAGAATTAGAGGATTAGGCGTTGTTTGTATTACCTATGGAGTTGGGGGGTTTAGTTTAGTTAATGCCGTCGTTGGAGCCTATGCAGAGAGAGTTCCCTTAGTCGTTATTAGTGGTGCTCCTAATAGTGCAGTCCGAAAAAATCATCTCCTTTTGCACCATACAACAGGAGATTATAATCTCCAATTATCCATCATGGAAAAGGTGACAGTTGCTTCTGTTATTTTAACTCAAGCGAGTCAAGCAGCCAAGCAAATTGATGAAGTTTTATCCGCCTGTCTTCATTATAAACGACCCGTCTACATTGAAATTCCTTTAGATGTTGTGAATCAACCCTGCACTTTTTCGGAGTCTTCCCTCAATGCGATTCCTCAATTAACGGAATTAACCGATAATGACGCATTAAAAGAAGCCATCACAGAAGCCTCTGAATTACTCAAAAAAGCTCAAAATCCGATTATTTTAGCTGGCGTTGAAATTGATCGATTTCAACTAAAAGAGCCCCTAATAAAACTCCTTGAAACAACAGGTTATCCTATCGCTACTACTATTTTAGGCAAGTCTTGTCTTCCTGAAGTTCATCCGCAATTTATTGGTAATTATGTAGGCGCACTTAGCCGAGATTATGTTCGTCAAAGAGTAGAAAACGCTGATTGTATTTTGTGTTTAGGTGCAATCATGTCTGATATGAATTTAGGCATCTATACGGCTCAACTGGATACTCAAAAACTGATTAATGCTAATTCTGAAAAAGTCAAAATTAAACATCATTTTTATCAGCCGATTTATTTAGGAGATTTTATTGCAGGATTAATCCCTAATCTTAGCTATCAAGAGTCAAACCCTTTAAATATCCAACCAGCTATCAAACGATTATCTAAAACCTTTGAATTTAAGACTGAAGATAAGTTAACATCAGGTCGATTTTATGAAGCAATTAATCATTTTTTGGATAATGATTTGCTGGTTATTTCTGACACAGGAGATTCAATTATAGCCAGTATTGATCTATTAATGCACAAAGGATCAGATTTTATTGGACAAGCCTTTTATTTATCAATTGGATATTCAATTCCGGCTTGTTTAGGGGCTTCTTTTGCTGCTCCCGATAAGCGTATTATTGTTTTGGTTGGAGATGGTGCTTTTCAGATGACAGCACAGGAATTATCAACAATTATTCGGCATCAACTCAATCCGATTATTTTCTTAATTAACAATGACGGTTATACCATTGAGAGAGTAATTCACGATGGAATTTATAACGATCTTCAAGCTTGGAAATATCATGAATTACCTCATATTTTTGGAGAGAGTTGGAGTTGTGAAGTTTCCACAGAAGGAGAATTACAAAAAGCCTTACTTTACGCAAAAATGAATACTCATTGTGTTTGTTTTATTGAAGTTCATCTTGATCGCTTCGATTGTTCTCCGGGTTTAATTCGCTTAGGCAAAGCCATTGAAAAAATGCAAAAATTAAGTAATTAA
- a CDS encoding pentapeptide repeat-containing protein, producing the protein MANLEHLMLLQRGKRQWLDWRKNNPQIAPNLQEIDLSGQNFQEAYFVGTNLSQSHLEGIQLEFANLEKAQLANSNLIKANLNYANLSQANLIGANLREANLIAANFSQANLIGTCLRNTHLREIDLTQAQLNRTNLSEACGIEANFCEADISQGVLYQAELQGAYFYRANLFQAQLIETHLSHSYFLRANLREVNAQFVDLRWSNLTQTDLRGANFQGANFRGANLTNADLRGANLKQANLRGAILQGTRLEGANLEGIKLT; encoded by the coding sequence ATGGCTAATTTAGAACATCTTATGCTTTTACAACGGGGAAAAAGACAATGGTTAGATTGGCGAAAAAATAATCCCCAAATTGCCCCTAATCTTCAAGAAATTGATTTATCAGGGCAAAATTTTCAAGAAGCTTATTTCGTAGGAACTAATTTAAGTCAATCACACTTAGAAGGAATACAATTAGAGTTTGCTAATCTAGAAAAAGCCCAATTAGCTAATAGTAATTTGATTAAGGCTAATTTGAATTACGCTAATTTATCTCAAGCAAATTTAATTGGAGCCAATTTACGAGAAGCCAATTTAATCGCAGCGAATTTTAGTCAAGCGAATTTAATCGGCACTTGTTTAAGAAATACCCATTTAAGAGAAATTGATCTTACCCAAGCACAACTTAACCGTACTAATTTAAGTGAAGCGTGTGGAATAGAAGCTAACTTTTGTGAAGCAGATATTAGTCAAGGAGTCTTGTACCAAGCAGAATTACAGGGAGCCTATTTTTACCGTGCTAATTTGTTTCAAGCTCAACTCATTGAAACCCATTTATCTCATAGTTATTTCTTAAGAGCTAATCTCAGGGAAGTTAACGCTCAGTTTGTAGACTTACGCTGGAGTAATTTAACCCAAACTGACTTACGAGGAGCGAATTTTCAAGGAGCGAATTTTAGAGGAGCGAATTTGACGAATGCAGACTTAAGAGGAGCTAACCTAAAACAAGCCAATTTACGCGGTGCAATTTTACAAGGAACCCGCTTAGAAGGAGCGAATTTAGAAGGGATTAAATTAACCTAA
- a CDS encoding diguanylate cyclase domain-containing protein — MADQHHCPLCGSPLLSHVRRGKLGWFCRHCDQEVPYSVDENEPETPASHNGHQVASIAQNCLKSLNKSQLDSHVTSDRSFSPLSTPLTAPFTVRDVLHTSVRGISQFLQADRVIVAQITPSGEISVIEECRKRPWKTMLHLRLGQFLSFQDIQRWQQGKIQTINDVHQEGYRESSMMTLDNLFEVKAKIVVPILQNQASLTLETPQWSNCEHRSNQPLPGQLWGLLIAHQCSNTRQWTNAEIGLLSLLASQIAIAIQQDSFYQHLNAINQKLEQIAFVDRLTQISNRCYFEQYFTQEWRRMAREKQPLSLILCDVDFFKSYNDTYGHLEGDFCLQKIAQAINTSIHRPGDLVARYGGEEFVILLPNTKASGALYLAEQIRSQVKGLRMTSACQEVSPFVTLSLGVASFIPDESLLPAMLISEADHALYEAKKQGRDRVGFKAVDNSTETSVSSPIIPSSFDLESPIDRISNLELLRSYVAYFVSRGIKIASPIAGELSFEGLVYQYHGYHQEFLTFWQQFEHRSDYQQLHLQGDSHSFGEFLQGDCTVNECARCNLPIINPVDRIYDIPSCTLCLEDCVSGKWCELNKPISHNHQCSKLRVLIISPKTEKLTIMKQWLASNDVESIFINEPKDVESLLISQAIDSIVIDANISEHEVKTWANQLREHPQLKEVPIIALSDEAGQGIPWINRKLGIEDYLVTPLNGETLAMYLRYLTKVHCPSNVTNIYWFPR; from the coding sequence ATGGCTGACCAACATCATTGTCCCTTGTGTGGATCGCCTTTATTATCTCATGTTCGCCGGGGCAAATTAGGTTGGTTTTGTCGCCATTGTGATCAAGAAGTTCCCTACAGTGTGGATGAAAATGAACCAGAAACTCCGGCGAGCCATAACGGACATCAAGTAGCAAGTATCGCTCAAAACTGTTTAAAATCTCTTAACAAAAGCCAATTAGACTCTCATGTAACCAGCGATCGCTCCTTCAGTCCCCTCAGTACACCCCTTACGGCTCCCTTTACGGTGCGCGATGTTCTCCATACCTCGGTCAGAGGAATTAGCCAATTTTTGCAAGCTGATCGCGTGATTGTCGCTCAAATCACCCCTTCTGGCGAAATTTCGGTCATTGAAGAGTGTCGTAAACGGCCTTGGAAAACCATGCTCCATTTAAGACTGGGACAATTTCTCAGTTTTCAAGATATTCAAAGATGGCAACAGGGGAAAATACAGACCATTAACGATGTTCATCAAGAAGGGTATCGGGAATCAAGTATGATGACCCTGGATAATCTCTTCGAGGTCAAAGCCAAAATTGTTGTTCCTATCCTACAAAATCAGGCTTCTTTGACCCTAGAAACCCCTCAATGGAGCAATTGCGAACATCGCTCTAACCAGCCCCTTCCAGGGCAATTATGGGGCTTACTTATCGCTCATCAATGTTCAAATACCCGTCAGTGGACTAACGCAGAAATCGGATTATTATCCTTATTAGCTTCCCAAATTGCCATAGCTATTCAACAGGATAGCTTTTATCAACACCTCAATGCCATTAATCAAAAACTCGAACAAATTGCCTTTGTTGATCGCTTAACGCAAATTTCTAATCGTTGCTATTTTGAACAATATTTTACTCAAGAATGGCGACGCATGGCTAGGGAAAAACAGCCTCTTTCTTTAATTCTTTGTGATGTCGATTTTTTCAAATCCTACAATGATACCTATGGTCATCTGGAGGGGGATTTTTGTTTACAAAAAATTGCTCAAGCAATTAATACGAGTATTCATCGGCCAGGGGACTTAGTAGCACGTTATGGGGGAGAAGAATTTGTAATTCTTTTACCCAATACTAAGGCATCAGGGGCTCTTTATCTTGCTGAACAAATTCGTTCTCAGGTTAAAGGATTAAGGATGACTTCAGCTTGTCAAGAAGTCAGTCCTTTTGTTACCCTAAGCCTAGGGGTAGCCAGTTTTATTCCTGATGAAAGTTTATTACCAGCGATGTTAATTTCCGAGGCGGATCACGCTTTATATGAAGCTAAAAAACAAGGACGCGATCGCGTGGGTTTTAAGGCTGTTGATAACAGCACTGAGACTTCAGTTTCTTCCCCAATTATTCCCTCTTCTTTCGACTTAGAGAGTCCCATCGATAGAATAAGCAACCTTGAGTTATTACGGAGTTATGTTGCCTATTTTGTTAGTCGTGGGATTAAAATTGCCAGTCCCATTGCTGGCGAATTATCCTTTGAGGGATTAGTCTATCAATACCACGGTTATCATCAGGAGTTTCTTACGTTTTGGCAACAATTTGAACACCGTTCTGATTATCAACAACTGCATTTACAAGGAGATAGTCATAGTTTTGGAGAATTTCTGCAAGGAGATTGTACTGTTAATGAGTGTGCCCGTTGTAATTTACCGATTATTAATCCGGTTGATCGTATTTATGATATTCCCAGTTGTACCCTGTGTTTAGAAGATTGTGTTTCAGGAAAATGGTGTGAATTAAATAAACCCATTAGCCATAATCATCAGTGCTCAAAACTTAGGGTTTTAATCATTAGTCCAAAAACCGAAAAACTCACCATAATGAAACAATGGTTAGCCTCTAATGATGTAGAATCTATCTTTATTAATGAGCCAAAAGACGTTGAATCTTTGTTAATTTCCCAAGCAATTGATAGTATTGTTATTGATGCTAATATCTCGGAACATGAAGTTAAAACTTGGGCTAATCAATTACGAGAACATCCTCAACTTAAAGAGGTTCCGATTATTGCTTTGAGTGATGAAGCGGGACAAGGAATCCCTTGGATTAACCGAAAATTAGGTATAGAAGATTATTTAGTTACCCCTTTAAATGGAGAAACATTAGCGATGTATTTACGCTATTTAACCAAGGTACATTGCCCTAGTAATGTAACAAATATCTATTGGTTTCCTAGATAA
- the bioU gene encoding (S)-8-amino-7-oxononanoate synthase BioU yields MKSNSAIKVGVLGFGGLGQAAARILTPKQEMIWVGAADLKGYAYCETGLDPDQAIATYYQQGSIGYLDPEGTLSNYSIQELIENSAIDGYFLALPNLPNTFMADVAKQFIASGWQGVLVDALKRTSAVEQLLTLQPELEAAGITYLTGCGATPGLLTAAAVVAAQSYAEIHQVKITFGVGIANWEAYRATIREDIAHLPGFDVEKAKAMSDAEVEAFLDQTNGILTLENMEHADDIMLELAGICPRDRVMVGGVVDTRNPKKPLSTNVQVTGRTFEGKISTHTFTLGDETSMAANVCGPAFGYLKAGMALRDRGIYGLFTAAEIMPKFVH; encoded by the coding sequence ATGAAGAGTAATAGCGCAATCAAAGTAGGGGTGTTAGGATTTGGCGGACTGGGACAAGCAGCAGCCAGAATACTGACCCCTAAACAGGAGATGATCTGGGTAGGTGCAGCCGATCTCAAGGGGTATGCTTATTGTGAGACAGGGTTAGATCCTGATCAGGCGATCGCAACCTATTATCAACAGGGTTCCATTGGCTATCTTGACCCAGAAGGGACGTTGAGCAACTATAGCATCCAAGAATTGATAGAAAACTCAGCAATTGATGGTTATTTCTTGGCCTTACCTAACCTTCCTAATACTTTTATGGCTGATGTCGCCAAGCAGTTTATCGCGTCAGGATGGCAAGGGGTCTTAGTAGACGCGCTAAAGCGTACTAGCGCGGTGGAACAATTACTCACCTTGCAACCCGAACTAGAAGCGGCTGGAATTACCTATCTAACAGGGTGCGGTGCTACCCCAGGGTTATTAACCGCCGCCGCCGTTGTCGCTGCCCAAAGTTACGCCGAGATTCACCAGGTTAAAATTACCTTCGGGGTGGGTATTGCCAATTGGGAAGCCTACCGTGCTACGATTCGGGAGGATATCGCCCATTTACCGGGATTTGACGTAGAAAAAGCTAAAGCCATGAGCGATGCCGAGGTAGAAGCCTTTTTAGACCAAACTAACGGCATTTTGACCCTAGAGAACATGGAACACGCGGACGATATTATGCTGGAATTGGCGGGTATTTGTCCGCGCGATCGCGTTATGGTTGGGGGTGTCGTAGATACCCGTAACCCGAAAAAACCTTTAAGTACCAATGTCCAAGTTACAGGACGTACCTTTGAAGGAAAAATTTCTACCCATACCTTTACGTTAGGGGATGAAACCAGTATGGCTGCCAATGTTTGTGGTCCAGCCTTTGGATATCTTAAAGCAGGGATGGCATTACGCGATCGCGGCATTTATGGGTTATTTACCGCCGCAGAAATCATGCCAAAATTTGTTCACTAA